The following coding sequences are from one Salvia hispanica cultivar TCC Black 2014 chromosome 3, UniMelb_Shisp_WGS_1.0, whole genome shotgun sequence window:
- the LOC125213301 gene encoding polypyrimidine tract-binding protein homolog 2 isoform X1: MSSVSSQPQFRYTQPPSKVLHLRNLPWECTEEELVELGKPFGKVVNTKCNVGANRNQAFIEFAELNQAIAMISYYASSSEPAQVRGKTVYLQYSNRQEIVNNKTTADVAGNVLLVTIEGNDARLVSIDVLHLVFSAFGFVHKITTFEKTAGFQALVQFSDSETATAAKDALDGRSIPSYLIPELGPCSLRITYSAHTDLSVKFQSHRSRDYTNPMLPVAPSAIDASGQFSVGVDGKKMEPESNVLLASIENMQYAVTLDVLQTVFSSFGPVLKIAMFDKNGGLQALIQYPDVQTAVVAKEALEGHCIYDGGYCKLHISYSRHTDLSIKVNNDRSRDFTIPNTPVLNSQPSVLGQQPYAGGPGGPAYNGTQYAPGPDPHATGWNPAMPQQMHNYPYGGPPPMGQGAVPPHLQNGQPHSSPMRPYHHQ, translated from the exons ATGTCATCAGTTTCCAGTCAACCGCAGTTTCGGTACACCCAACCTCCGTCGAAGGTTCTCCATTTAAGGAACTTGCCATGGGAATGTACCGAAGAGGAGTTAGTCGAGCTGGGGAAGCCATTTGGGAAGGTTGTCAACACAAAGTGTAATGTTGGAGCAAATAGGAACCAAGCTTTTATTGAGTTT GCGGAACTTAATCAAGCTATTGCTATGATATCGTATTACGCATCATCATCTGAGCCTGCTCAGGTACGAGGGAAAACCGTCTACCTACAATATTCAAACAGGCAAGAAATAGTGAACAACAAGACTACTGCAGATGTTGCTGGAAATGTACTCTTGGTAACAATTGAGGGAAATGATGCGCGTCTTGTCAGTATTGATGTGCTACACTTG GTATTTTCAGCCTTCGGGTTTGTTCATAAAATTACTACTTTTGAGAAGACTGCTGGGTTTCAG GCTCTGGTGCAATTTTCAGATTCAGAGACTGCGACTGCTGCCAAGGATGCCCTTGATGGGAGAAGCATTCCAAG TTATTTGATTCCAGAGCTGGGGCCGTGTTCTCTTAGAATAACATATTCTGCGCATACAGACTTGAGTGTAAAATTCCAGAGCCATCGTAGTAG GGACTACACCAACCCTATGCTCCCTGTTGCTCCGTCAGCTATAGACGCAAGTGGTCAG TTTAGTGTAGGAGTTGATGGGAAAAAAATGGAGCCTGAGAGCAAcgttttacttgcttccatCGAGAACATGCAATATGCAGTTACCTTAGATGTCTTACAAACG GTCTTTTCATCATTTGGGCCTGTCCTAAAAATTGCCATGTTCGACAAAAATGGTGGTCTTCAAGCATTGATCCAGTATCCAG ATGTGCAGACCGCTGTCGTTGCAAAGGAGGCTTTAGAAGGACATTGCATATACGACGGAGGATACTGCAAGCTTCACATCTCATATTCTCGCCACACTGATCTTAGTATAAAG GTTAATAATGATAGAAGCAGAGACTTCACCATCCCAAATACTCCAGTCCTAAACTCTCAACCCTCAGTTTTAGGACAACAACCATATGCCGGAGGCCCAGGCGGTCCTGCTTACAACGGAACACAATATGCTCCAGGTCCTGATCCTCATGCAACGGGCTGGAACCCAGCGATGCCTCAGCAAATGCACAACTACCCTTATGGAGGCCCCCCACCAATGGGCCAAGGGGCAGTACCACCTCACCTCCAAAATGGGCAACCACACTCGTCTCCGATGCGCCCCTATCATCATCAATAG
- the LOC125213301 gene encoding polypyrimidine tract-binding protein homolog 2 isoform X2 — MMRVLSVLMCYTCRNMPRKYLRWQLIALGERAHVFSAFGFVHKITTFEKTAGFQALVQFSDSETATAAKDALDGRSIPSYLIPELGPCSLRITYSAHTDLSVKFQSHRSRDYTNPMLPVAPSAIDASGQFSVGVDGKKMEPESNVLLASIENMQYAVTLDVLQTVFSSFGPVLKIAMFDKNGGLQALIQYPDVQTAVVAKEALEGHCIYDGGYCKLHISYSRHTDLSIKVNNDRSRDFTIPNTPVLNSQPSVLGQQPYAGGPGGPAYNGTQYAPGPDPHATGWNPAMPQQMHNYPYGGPPPMGQGAVPPHLQNGQPHSSPMRPYHHQ; from the exons ATGATGCGCGTCTTGTCAGTATTGATGTGCTACACTTG CAGGAACATGCCAAGGAAATATCTTCGATGGCAGCTTATTGCATTGGGAGAAAGGGCACAT GTATTTTCAGCCTTCGGGTTTGTTCATAAAATTACTACTTTTGAGAAGACTGCTGGGTTTCAG GCTCTGGTGCAATTTTCAGATTCAGAGACTGCGACTGCTGCCAAGGATGCCCTTGATGGGAGAAGCATTCCAAG TTATTTGATTCCAGAGCTGGGGCCGTGTTCTCTTAGAATAACATATTCTGCGCATACAGACTTGAGTGTAAAATTCCAGAGCCATCGTAGTAG GGACTACACCAACCCTATGCTCCCTGTTGCTCCGTCAGCTATAGACGCAAGTGGTCAG TTTAGTGTAGGAGTTGATGGGAAAAAAATGGAGCCTGAGAGCAAcgttttacttgcttccatCGAGAACATGCAATATGCAGTTACCTTAGATGTCTTACAAACG GTCTTTTCATCATTTGGGCCTGTCCTAAAAATTGCCATGTTCGACAAAAATGGTGGTCTTCAAGCATTGATCCAGTATCCAG ATGTGCAGACCGCTGTCGTTGCAAAGGAGGCTTTAGAAGGACATTGCATATACGACGGAGGATACTGCAAGCTTCACATCTCATATTCTCGCCACACTGATCTTAGTATAAAG GTTAATAATGATAGAAGCAGAGACTTCACCATCCCAAATACTCCAGTCCTAAACTCTCAACCCTCAGTTTTAGGACAACAACCATATGCCGGAGGCCCAGGCGGTCCTGCTTACAACGGAACACAATATGCTCCAGGTCCTGATCCTCATGCAACGGGCTGGAACCCAGCGATGCCTCAGCAAATGCACAACTACCCTTATGGAGGCCCCCCACCAATGGGCCAAGGGGCAGTACCACCTCACCTCCAAAATGGGCAACCACACTCGTCTCCGATGCGCCCCTATCATCATCAATAG
- the LOC125213301 gene encoding polypyrimidine tract-binding protein homolog 2 isoform X3, with product MMRVLSVLMCYTWNMPRKYLRWQLIALGERAHVFSAFGFVHKITTFEKTAGFQALVQFSDSETATAAKDALDGRSIPSYLIPELGPCSLRITYSAHTDLSVKFQSHRSRDYTNPMLPVAPSAIDASGQFSVGVDGKKMEPESNVLLASIENMQYAVTLDVLQTVFSSFGPVLKIAMFDKNGGLQALIQYPDVQTAVVAKEALEGHCIYDGGYCKLHISYSRHTDLSIKVNNDRSRDFTIPNTPVLNSQPSVLGQQPYAGGPGGPAYNGTQYAPGPDPHATGWNPAMPQQMHNYPYGGPPPMGQGAVPPHLQNGQPHSSPMRPYHHQ from the exons ATGATGCGCGTCTTGTCAGTATTGATGTGCTACACTTG GAACATGCCAAGGAAATATCTTCGATGGCAGCTTATTGCATTGGGAGAAAGGGCACAT GTATTTTCAGCCTTCGGGTTTGTTCATAAAATTACTACTTTTGAGAAGACTGCTGGGTTTCAG GCTCTGGTGCAATTTTCAGATTCAGAGACTGCGACTGCTGCCAAGGATGCCCTTGATGGGAGAAGCATTCCAAG TTATTTGATTCCAGAGCTGGGGCCGTGTTCTCTTAGAATAACATATTCTGCGCATACAGACTTGAGTGTAAAATTCCAGAGCCATCGTAGTAG GGACTACACCAACCCTATGCTCCCTGTTGCTCCGTCAGCTATAGACGCAAGTGGTCAG TTTAGTGTAGGAGTTGATGGGAAAAAAATGGAGCCTGAGAGCAAcgttttacttgcttccatCGAGAACATGCAATATGCAGTTACCTTAGATGTCTTACAAACG GTCTTTTCATCATTTGGGCCTGTCCTAAAAATTGCCATGTTCGACAAAAATGGTGGTCTTCAAGCATTGATCCAGTATCCAG ATGTGCAGACCGCTGTCGTTGCAAAGGAGGCTTTAGAAGGACATTGCATATACGACGGAGGATACTGCAAGCTTCACATCTCATATTCTCGCCACACTGATCTTAGTATAAAG GTTAATAATGATAGAAGCAGAGACTTCACCATCCCAAATACTCCAGTCCTAAACTCTCAACCCTCAGTTTTAGGACAACAACCATATGCCGGAGGCCCAGGCGGTCCTGCTTACAACGGAACACAATATGCTCCAGGTCCTGATCCTCATGCAACGGGCTGGAACCCAGCGATGCCTCAGCAAATGCACAACTACCCTTATGGAGGCCCCCCACCAATGGGCCAAGGGGCAGTACCACCTCACCTCCAAAATGGGCAACCACACTCGTCTCCGATGCGCCCCTATCATCATCAATAG
- the LOC125215286 gene encoding ATP-dependent zinc metalloprotease FTSH 11, chloroplastic/mitochondrial-like → MSMSISLQASIICKHSIPQSNPLLLCLSPQLFHFPKRSIGSSAKSSSPLRSKFLRHRSFCALNSENSTESTSGSDSGEAAGDVKNGRRLPIVVLLVGIFARLREGFEKLLYSDWFSWWPFWRKEKQLERLIAEADSNPKDAAKQSALLVELNKHSPEAVIQRFEQRAHAVDSRGVAEYLRALVSTDAIAEYLPDEQSGKPSSLPFLLQELKQRASENEDEPFANPGVSDKQPLHVMVVDSKMSSRSSRFAQEVISTIVFTVAVGLVWIMGAAALQKYIGGLGGIGTPGVGSSSSYAPKDLNKEIMPEKNVKTFKDVKGCDEAKEELEEVVEYLRNPSKFTRLGGKLPKGILLTGSPGTGKTLLAKAIAGEAGVPFFYRAGSEFEEMFVGVGARRVRSLFQAAKKKAPCIVFIDEIDAVGSTRKQWEGHTKKTLHQLLVEMDGFEQNEGIIVMAATNLPDILDPALTRPGRFDRHIVVPSPDLRGREEILELYLQDKPLGNDVDVNSIARGTPGFNGADLANLVNIAAIKAAVEGAEKLNAAQLEFAKDRIMMGTERKTMFLSEDSKKLTAYHESGHAIVALNTEGAHPIHKATIMPRGSALGMVTQLPSNDETSISKKQLLARLDVCMGGRVAEELIFGKEHVTTGASSDLNTATKLAQYMVSSCGMSDEIGPVHIKERPSSEMQSRIDAEVVKLLREAYNRVKALLKKHEKALHALANALLEYETLNAEEIKRILVPYSGAELFVEPEQQQAEEELVLA, encoded by the exons ATGTCAATGTCAATATCACTTCAGGCCTCTATCATCTGCAAGCACTCAATCCCCCAATCAAACCCTCTCCTCCTCTGCCTCTCCCCtcaactttttcatttccccAAAAGATCAATCGGCAGCTCCGCCAAATCATCCTCCCCCCTCAGGTCAAAATTCTTGCGGCATCGCTCCTTCTGCGCCTTGAATTCCGAAAATTCAACCGAATCGACTAGTGGTAGTGATTCCGGAGAAGCGGCCGGCGATGTGAAGAATGGAAGAAGGCTGCCGATTGTTGTTCTTCTGGTCGGGATTTTTGCGAGGCTGAGAGAGGGGTTCGAGAAGCTTCTGTATTCGGATTGGTTCAGCTGGTGGCCGTTTTGGAGGAAGGAGAAGCAGTTGGAGAGGTTGATTGCAGAGGCTGATTCCAATCCCAAGGATGCTGCTAAACAGAGCGCTCTTTTAGTGGAGCTCAATAAGCACAG TCCGGAGGCTGTCATCCAGCGTTTTGAACAGAGGGCGCATGCGGTAGACAGCAGAGGAGTAGCTGAGTATCTCCGAGCACTAGTTTCCACTGATGCGATCGCTGAGTACTTGCCCGATGAGCAATCTGGAAAACCTTCTAGTCTTCCTTTTCTG TTGCAAGAGCTAAAACAGCGAGCATCAGAGAATGAGGATGAGCCTTTCGCTAACCCTGGGGTGTCCGACAAACAGCCGTTACATGTTATGGTG GTGGACTCGAAAATGTCAAGCAGATCATCCCGTTTTGCACAAGAAGTTATATCAACTATTGTGTTCACTGTTGCTGTTGGTCTTGTCTG GATAATGGGTGCAGCTGCACTTCAGAAGTATATTGGCGGCTTAGGTGGGATTGGAACTCCTGGAGTCGGTTCTAGTTCCTCGTATGCCCCAAAAGATttgaataaagaaataatGCCAGAAAAA AATGTTAAGACATTTAAAGACGTTAAAGGCTGTGATGAGGCTAAAGAAGAGCTCGAGGAAGTTGTGGAGTATCTAAGAAACCCTTCAAAGTTCACTCGATTAGGAGGGAAATTACCTAAG GGAATTCTTCTGACCGGATCTCCTGGAACTGGGAAAACTCTACTTGCCAAG GCTATAGCTGGAGAGGCCGGGGTACCTTTCTTTTACCGAGCAGGCTCTGAGTTTGAAGAAAT GTTTGTGGGTGTTGGTGCTCGCCGCGTAAGATCCCTGTTTCAGGCAGCCAAGAAGAAG GCTCCATGCATCGTATTCATTGATGAGATTGATGCTGTTGGGTCTACCCGCAAGCAGTGGGAAGGTCATACAAAAAAAACACTGCATCAATTACTCGTAGAAATGGATGGATTTGAACAGAATGAG GGGATTATTGTTATGGCGGCGACCAATTTGCCTGACATACTTGATCCAGCTTTAACAAGACCTGGTAGATTTGACAGGCAT ATTGTCGTTCCTAGCCCAGATCTCCGGGGTCGTGAAGAGATATTGGAGCTCTATTTACAAGATAAACCTTTGGGGAATGATGTTGATGTAAACTCAATTGCACGTGGTACTCCAGGATTTAATGGAGCAG ATCTTGCCAATTTGGTTAATATTGCAGCCATTAAAGCTGCCGTGGAAGGTGCAGAGAAGTTGAATGCAGCACAGTTAGAGTTTGCCAAAGACAGGATAATGATGGGAACTGAAAGGAAGACGATGTTTCTATCAGAAGATTCGAAGAAG CTTACTGCATATCATGAGAGTGGCCATGCTATCGTTGCCTTGAACACCGAAGGTGCACATCCAATCCACAAAGCAACAATTATGCCACGGGGATCTGCTTTGGGCATGGTCACCCAGCTTCCTTCTAACGACGAGACTTCAATCAGCAAGAAGCAACTGCTGGCGCGTCTTGATGTTTGTATGGGGGGAAGAGTGGCAGAAGAGCTTATCTTTGGCAAGGAGCATGTGACTACCGGAGCGAGTAGTGATCTCAACACAGCGACCAAGCTTGCTCAGTATATG GTATCAAGTTGTGGGATGAGTGATGAAATTGGACCAGTTCATATTAAGGAAAGACCTAGTTCAGAAATGCAATCTCGTATTGACGCAGAA GTTGTCAAACTATTGCGGGAGGCTTATAATCGTGTAAAAGCCCTGCTGAAAAAG CATGAGAAGGCGTTACATGCTCTTGCAAATGCACTTTTGGAGTACGAGACTCTTAACGCGGAAGAGATAAAGCGTATACTTGTACCTTACAGTGGAGCTGAGTTATTCGTGGAGCCGGAGCAGCAGCAGGCGGAAGAGGAGCTCGTATTGGCTTAA